The genome window CGCAGTCCATATTTCACGCCATCATATCGCGACAGGTTAGATGCAGCCTCGGCAGTGGCGATGATATAATAAGTTGCAATGGCATATTCAGTATGCGGGAGACTTACCTCGACCATCTTGCAACCCATGGCCTCAAGGGCCCCTATGGCCTTTCTGACGACCGCCTCGACATCAGGATCAAGGCCGCCAACTAGATATTCCCTCGGCAAACCTATGGTATAACCGCTGATCCCCTTACCAAGTCCGGCTGTATAATCAGGGACATCCCTTGAGGAAGAGGTGGAGTCCATCGGATCATTTCCTGCAATGGCGCCAAGGAGTATAGCTGCATCGGTTACATCTTTTGTTATAGGACCAATCTGGTCAAGGGAAGAGGCAAAGGCAACAAGCCCGTATCTAGAAACCCTGCCGTAGGTTGGTTTAAGGCCAACTACGCCGCAATGTGAAGATGGCTGACGGATTGAACCACCAGTATCGGAGCCTAAGGCGCCTGCACAGAGCCTTGCGGCCACAGCCGCCGCTGAACCGCCGCTTGATCCCCCAGGTACTCTGGTAAGATCCCATGGGTTATAAGTAGGATGAAAGGCCGAGTTCTCGGTCGAAGATCCCATGGCGAACTCGTCCATGTTGAGTTTGCCCAACATCACAGCCCCCGCCCTGTTTAACCTCTCGATCGCTGTCGCATCATAAGGTGGGATGAAGCCTTCAAGCATACGCGAGGCACAGGTCGTCTTAATACCCTTTGTACAGATGAGATCTTTTATGCCGAGCGGGACGCCGGTAAGGGGTGTGATATCCTCGCCCTTATCAAGACGTCTCTGCGCATCCTTCGCCTGATTCAATGCGAGCTCATGGGTGACGGTTATATAGGCCCTTATCTTGGGATCAACCTGATCAATCCTGTCTAGATATGCCTTTGTCACCTCGACAGGGCTTATCTCGCCCTTGGCGTACAACTCACCTAATTCTTTAATAGTTAAGTCTATAAGATCCGGCATGCCTCTCATTCTCCATTCTTAAAGATGGTCCTGATCAAATGATTTTCGGGACAGCAAAGGCGCCGTCTTCCTTCTGAGGGGCATTTTTCAGTGCATCTTCGACAGAGAGCGAGGGCATCTCCACATCATCTCTGAAGCGATTAACACAATCAAGGGAATGGGCCAAAGGGGATACGCCGCCTGTATCCAATTCGCCAAGCTTCGCTACATATTCAAGTATCTCGTTCAGCTGTACAGTAAATCCCTCAATCTCATCTTGATCAAAACTTAAACATGCCAAATTAGCAATATGCTCGACCTCAAGGCGCGTGATCTTCACTGTTTACCCCTCCTGAGACAGACTGTCCAGCCTTTGCCCATACGATCCAAAAGACACCAGTCTCAATCAGACCTTCCAGGGTCTTAGACCTCATTAAAGCCTATAAAGTTTCAAAATTCAATAATCCACAGACTATTACATGTAGCCCTTACTGGTTTTATATGTTATTTCCTTAATGATTGAAAACTGCGCACCTACCAAACAATTAAAAAATAAAGTCATGGAAACCGATATACTTGAACAGTTAAAACCGTATTTTGAGCGCCTTGACAGCCGGATGTCTAGCTGCTTTGCCTCACACATGCCATTTATAAATGAAATAACAGGGCACATACTCTTTGCCGGCGGCAAGAAGGTCAGGCCGCTGCTGACAGTGCTTTCAGCCATACTATGCGGAAGGGAGGAGATAGATGAAGCCTATGATCTTGCACTGGTCCCTGAATATCTACATGCGGCAAGCCTCTTGCATGATGATGTAGTCGATGACGGGAAATTAAGGCGAGGCAAACCGCCTGCATATACTATCTGGGGAAACAAGGCTACGGTCCTTGCAGGGGATTTTCTATATGCAAGGGCCATAGAGCTGGCCACACGCTTCGAAGACATCCGCATAGCAAGGGTCACCGCCGAGACCGTGGCCCTTATGTCCGAAGGCGAGGTCATGCAACTCCTGCATTCAAAGAACCCGGACTTTTTTGATGAACAGACCTATATGGATATTATATACAGAAAGACGGCTGCACTGATCTCGATGTCATGCAAGATCGGTGCGCTCTTTGCCGGGGCGGATGACACCAGGGTCAATGCCCTTTCCAACTACGGCCTTTGTCTGGGCAAGGCATTTCAAATGATAGACGACCTCTTGGACTATACCGCTGACACAAAAGAATTCGGAAAGGCCGTCGGCGCAGATCTTGCCGAAGGAAAGCTCACGCTGCCCCTGGTTTACGGGCTCAGCATAGCCTCTCCCAAAGAAAAGAGTGAGATATTTTTGATATTGAAAAAGGATAAACATTCTCCTGAGGAGCTTGCATGGATAAAAGACCTTCTCGAGACCAAGGGTGCCTTCAAATACACGAAAGACAAAGCCGAAGAACTCATAAGGATAGGTTGCAACGGCCTCGATATATTCGGATCATCGGAAACAGCCGGGATATTGAAAAGGCTTGCAAGGTTTGTGGTTGAGCGTAGGAAATAAATCTGTTTAATTTATGCGTTGCAATATGAAGAGCTAATAAGGATGCAAAATGGGCTTAAATAGATCTAAGATAATAAAAGGACTAGCCGTCCTGGCCGGAACGGGGGCGGCCGCTGGTGCAGCGTATGAGATTTTTTGCCCAAAGGCCGAATTTTTTGGCAGGGTGATAACCCACGGGCCGAGGACGACCAATGCGGTTGGGATCGTGTTCGATCAGGGCCCAAATCAGGCCACAGCCGCTGTCTGCAAAAGACTGCATGAATTATCCATCCCGGCTGCATTTTTCATTGAAGGCAAAAAGGCCAGGAGCCTTCCGTGGGCAATGGACCATATTCAGGCGTTTGAAATAGGCATACACGGCGAGGACTACAGACCTCTCATATTCAAAAAGGAACAGGATATAAGGCGCTCACTCAGATCAACCCAATTCCTTGTAAGAGAATTCCAAGACAAAGGTGCGAGATACTTCATGCCGCCCTATGGCTTTAAAGACCTGCGCCTGATGCGTGTAGCGCACGAACTTGGACTTATTGTAGTAAACCCTTCGCTCACCCTTAAAATCATGCCCCTCCGCCCATATGCGGCAGGCATGCAAGCCAGGCAAGATCCGGCAAAGTCGATCTCGGGCGCGATATCCAGGCTACTACTCAAGGTGAGATCGGGCGACATAATCCTCATACCTTCCTACCTGACCGCCGGACAGGGGGGCGGGCGGCACGACATGGCCGGACTGATGCCGGAACTACTCACCGAGCTGGTCATCGGCCTGAAGACGATAGGGCTCCGGCCATGGGGTTTAAAGGCCCTTATCGGATGAGATCGCCATCATAAATAAATGTATGTGTGCCGGCGGGAACTGCCCGCATATTGCACTGTTCGGCCAAATGATAAATAAAAAATATGCAATGGCTATGAATAACGACAAAAAAACCGTAAAGAAACCATGGGGCGGGAGATTCGCCGAGGATACAGACAAGCTGGTTGAGCGTTTTACAGCCTCGATCCATTTTGACAAAAGGCTCTACAGACAAGACATAGCTGGCAGCAAGGCACATGCCACTATGTTGGTGAAACAGGGTATCATAAGCCCCGAAGAGGGCATGGCGATCGTCCGCGGCCTAGACGAGATACAGCATGATATCGAGGCCGGGAAGTTCGTCTGGCAGGAGGCGCTGGAAGACGTCCACATGAACATCGAACAAGCCCTCGTGGAACGGATCGGGGATGCGGGCAAAAAACTCCATACGGCCAGGAGCCGCAACGACCAGGTGGTAACTGATACAAGGCTTTATCTGAGGGATGAGACAGACAGAATAAGCGATCTTATTCATGGACTGCAACTTGCCCTGCTGTCACAGGCAAAGCGCCACCCTGAACTCATAATACCTGGATATACACACCTTCAGAGGGCGCAACCTGTACTCTGGCCGCATCACATGCTTGCATATTATGAGATGTTCAAGAGGGACAAGGAGAGACTCGCTGACTGCAGACGGCGTATCAATATCTGTCCACTTGGAAGCGCCGCGCTCGCAGGCACCGGCCTTCCCATAGACAGGGAATTTACCGCAAATGAACTAGGCTTTGATGACATCTCTGCAAATAGTATGGATGCCGTAGCTGACAGGGATTTCGCGGTGGAATTCCTGGCCGCACTCTCCATTATCATGGCCCACTTGAGCAGGCTTTCCGAGGAGCTTATCCTGTGGTCAACGGTTGAATTCGGCTTTATAGAACTCCCTGATGCATTTTGCACAGGATCGAGCATAATGCCGCAGAAAAAAAATCCTGACGTACCGGAACTCATCAGGGGAAAGACCGGCAGGGTATACGGCTGCCTGATGGCCATGCTGACACTTATAAAGGCGTTGCCCATGACCTACAACCGTGACCTCCAAGAAGACAAGGAGGCATTGTTCGATGCAATCGACACAGTAAGTGCATCTTTAGAAATGATGACAGCCATCATCTCCAGACTTGAGCCTAAGAAAGAACACATAGGAAAGGTTCTTGAAAAGGGATTTCTGACTGCTACCGATCTTGCTGACTATCTTGTAAAAAAAGAACTTCCATTCAGAAGCGCCCATGAAGTCGCCGGCAGGATAGTTGCAAGGTGTATAGAGACAGGCAGGGATATCAAAGACCTCAGTCTCGACGAATTCAAGGCGTTCTCGCCGCTCATCGAAGAAGATGTGTATGATGTCCTGACGGTCGAAGGTTCTCTAAGGTCCAGGTGCTCTATTGGCGGCACGGCGCCCGAGACAGTGGCCGAGGCCGTGAGGCGGGCCGAGATAGAACTGAATGGATTTAATAAGCAATGAAACGATCTTGTAAAAACTACCTTGCTTTCCTCGCCGCCCTATGCGGCTTGATTATGCTCTCGGGCTGCGGAAGAAAGGGGGCGCCTGTCCCCCCAGGCACTATCCGTCCGGTCGCGATAAAAGACCTCTCATACACGATAACACCTGAAGGCGCCGAACTGTCCTGGACCGTCCCGATCAGAAACCTGGACGGAAGCCCTATAGAACGCATCAAGGGTTTTGAGATCTATAAGGCAGAGGCGTCTGTGAATGAGACCTGCGACGGATGTCCCCCAAGATTTGGACCACCCATAGAGATACCGTTTGAGGCCCATCCAGAAGAGGCGAGAAAGATGTATTACGACGACCGCACGCTGCACCAGGGAATGAGGTATATTTATGAAGTGCGCACAGTCAAGGGCTGGCTCAACATAAGTGACCCGTCAAACAGGATATCCTTTGCATGGCATGTCCCTGCATCGCCGCCTTCACAGATTTCGGCACAACCTTCGGCTGATGGCATATATCTATCATGGGTTCCACCTGGAACATGGGCGGATGGAAGCCCAATAGATAAAAAGATCTCGTATAAGATATACAAGGCAGAGGCAGTTGAAGGGCAATGGAAGGCGATCGGCCCTCCGGTTGACTCAACAGGCTTTTTTGATACATCCGTGAAAAAAGGTGTAACATATAAATATTCCATATCCTCCGTCCTCATCTATCACGGCACGGAGATCGAAGGCCGGCGCAGCCGTGAAATAACCGCCCAGCCAATTGACCTGACACCACCTAAGCCCCCTGAAGGCCTGGTGGCGGTCTACAGGAAGGCCTTGGCAGGAAGCGGCGGTGAAGGAGGCGTCGAATTGTTGTGGCAGGAAAACTCCGAGCCTGACCTTGCGGGCTATATAGTTTACCGCCGCAACAAAAACGGCCTTATCGACAAATTGAACCATTCACCGATCCCAATCCCCAAGTTCATCGACTTTACGCGGCTGTCACCTGGTATCTACGAATACTGGGTTACGGCCGTTGATCGGGCGCACCCCCCCAACGAAAGTCGCCCGTCGAAACCGGCAAGTGTCGAGATATATTGATTCCGACTGAAAGGTAGCTATATGGATCACTTTGTTTTCAAAAACGGCGAACTTTATTGTGAAGATATACCGGTAAAGAAAATAGCCGAAGAGGCAGGCACTCCGCTTTACATATATAGCACGGCCACACTGGAGAGACACTTCAAGGCCTTTGAAAAGGCCCTTGTCCACCGCAACCACATCATCTGTTTCGCCGTCAAGGCAAACAGCAACATAGCTGTGTTAAACATCCTTGGCCGTCTCGGCGCTGGTGCCGACATAGTCTCAGGTGGGGAGCTCTTCAGGGCGTTGAAGGCCGGAATACCCGCCGACAGGATAACCTACTCAGGCGTAGGCAAGACCAGACGGGAGATCGAATACGCCCTCAAGGCCGGCATCTTGATGTTTAATGTGGAGTCATTAGACGAACTCTACACAATCGGCGAGACGGCGGCAAGGATGGGAAAGCGGGCTGGCATATCATTCCGTGTAAATCCGGATATCGATCCAAAGACGCACCCTTACATCTCGACGGGCCTCAAGAAAAACAAGTTCGGACTGCCGGTTCAAGAAGCCGTTGAGGCATATCGGCTTGCCTCTGGGATGGACTGGCTCGAAACGATCGGCGTAAGCTGCCATATCGGCTCACAGATCACAGAGACTGGTCCCTTTAAAGCTGCGGCCGAAAAGATAGGTAGCCTCGTAAAAGGGCTCGAGACAGAAGGCATAAGGCTAAAATTCATTGACTTGGGAGGCGGGCTCGGCGTCAGATACAAAGATGAAACACCGCCTGAACCTGAGGAATATCTCGCCGCAGTAATCCAAGAGATATCATCGCTCCCGCAGACCTTGATACTCGAACCAGGCAGGGCCATATGTGCAAATGCAGGGATCATGGTCACCAAGCTCCTCTACACAAAGGACTCTGGGGAAAGACGTTTTTATATAGTGGACGCAGGCATGAACGACTTCGCAAGGCCGAGCCTCTATCAGGCATATCATGAGATCGTGCCGGTGACCGGGCCGACCGCCGGAACGGCCGCCTTGCTCAAACCGACTGACGTCGTTGGACCTATATGCGAGACAGGCGACTTCCTGGCCAGGGGATGCCCGATGCCGTCCATGAAAAACGGCGACCTCATTGCAGTAAGGGGCGCCGGAGCCTACGGCTTCAGCATGTCCTCCAACTACAACTCGAGGCCAAGGGCAGCTGAGGTATTGGTGGCCGGAGACAGATTCAAGGTCATAAGGACAAGGGAGACCTATGAAGACCTCATAAGGGGCGAGGAGATCTGGGAGGCCTGGAGGTAACGCAATGGAACCGTTGAAATTCAAAAAGATGCACGGAAGCGGCAATGACTTCATCCTGATAGACAACAGAACCAGTCTCATTCAAGCAGATACGGCCCATGATCTGGCTAGGCGTCTATGCCGTCGTAGATTCTCAATCGGGGCGGATGGCCTTATCCTTATCGAGGGGTCAGAAACGGCTGATTTTAGATGGCGCTTCTTCAACGCTGATGGAAGCGAGGCTGAGATGTGCGGAAACGGCGGCAGATGCGCTGCAAGGTTTGCAGTTCTTACAGGGATCGCCGGACCGAAATTAAAATTTGAGACAGGGGCCGGGCTGATCCATGCCGAGGTGAAAGGTGCGAAGGTAAAGCTTGAACTTCCAGCCCCAGCCGACATGGAACTGAACATATCCATTGATGTGAAAGACGACCGAGTCACAACACACTTCATAAATACAGGCGTGCCGCATGCAGTGGTTTTGGTGGACGACCTCAAAAGATGCGACGTTGTAGGACTTGGAAGGGCGATAAGATTTCATGAACGCTTTAAACCCGCAGGTGCAAATGTAGACTTCATCAAGCTTGAAGGCCGGGATGTCCTTATCCGCACCTACGAACGCGGCGTAGAAGGTGAAACGCTTGCATGCGGTACCGGCTCAGTGGCAGGGGCCATTATAGCGGCGGTCAAAATCGGGCTTGCCCCACCCTTAAGGGTTAAAACAAGAAGTGGAGAGGTCCTGAAGGTCTATTTCGATCTGAACGGTGGAGAGGCAAGGGATGTATTCCTGGAAGGCGAGGCTGTGCTTGTATATTCCGGGACACTAGATGGAGACATCTGCTGATGCGTCTTTTAAAAGACCTCTGGTGGCTCCTACTTTTCTATGTCGTATTTCTAGGGAGTTATGAGGCATGGAACACCTGGAACTACTGGATGACACCTAAAAATACAGCCGCCCCGTCAAAAATCATCAACATAACGCCTGGCATGAAGTTCTCAGAGGTGGCCAACCTACTTGAAAGCGAGGGATTGATTAGGTCGAAGACGGGCTTCACCATTCTTGCTTGGATAAAAGGCATGAGCGGCAGGCTCCAGGCCGGCGAATACCAGCTTTCTCCGGCCCAAAGCCCGGATGACATCCTAGACTACCTGGTAAACGGGAAGGTGCTCAAACATGTCGTGACCATACCCGAGGGATTCAATATCTATGACATAGCCGGACTCATCGAGAACGCCGGGATCATGCCCAGAAATCGTTTTCTTGACGCCGCCAAAGATCAGGCCCTCCTCAAGAGACTCGGCATCGACGGCCGGACGGCTGAAGGCTATCTCTTCCCCGATACATATTTCTTCACTAAAGATACCCCTCCTCAGAAAATCATCGCCACAATGGTAGAGAGACTGAAAGATGTCTGGCGGAAACATGGCCTCCAAGAAAGGGCCAATGCGCTTGGAGTCACCATGAAAGAGGTCTTGATCTTGGCCTCGATGGTGGAAAAGGAGGCTGCAATACCCTCCGAGCGCCCAATAATCGCAAGTGTCTTTTGGAACAGGATCAAGAAAGGCATGCCGCTGCAGTGCGACCCAACCGTTTACTACGGTATCTTGGACAAACTGGAGTCCGAATCAGGGACTGGAAAAGGGCCAAGCCTGCCGACAAGGCTTACCAAAAAAGACCTGCATACTAAGACGCCATATAACACATATTGCATAGACGGCCTACCGCCTGGCCCGATTGCAAACCCGGGTCTCGATTCCATAAAGGCAGTCCTTTATCCTGAGAAGACGGATTTTTTATATTTTGTGTCGAAAAACGATAACACACACTATTTTTCAAAAACCCTCGCCGAACACGACAAGGCGGTGGAAAGATATCAAATAAGAAAAAACGACGAAGGAGGTGTCTGATGGATAATACAATCCCAATACCAGGTCTTGTAATTCAAGGAGACGGCTCCTACGCCCTTACTATTGAATGCCCAAACGGGATTATAACCCCTGAGGTCATCGATACATTATCAAGGGTCGTAAAAGAGTTGGGGATAACCGTCCACATCACCACTGCTCAGAAGATCATGCTCCTGGGGCTTGACCAAAAGACAGGCCGGAGGGCAATAGAGCTCCTGGAAGAAGGCGGGGCTGGCGTAAGGAAGGCCAGGGATATCTCCCAGCCAAGGGTGTGCGTAGGTAAACCATATTGCAAGCTTGCACTGCAGAAGACCTTTCCGTTTGGGGAGTATATCTACAAAGAGCTTGCCAGGATCCCTATCCCGCCGAAATTGAAGGTGGCGGTGGCTGGTTGTCCGGCCTGCTGCTCATGGGCGAATATGGTGGATATAGGTTTTTCAGGCAGAAAGAGCGGCTTTGTGGTCATGCTCGGAGGCCATGGCGGGAGCAGACCCAAGGAGGGATGCGAGGTGGGCAGGATCTCGTCGCCTGAAGAGGCGGGCGAGATAATAAAGAGGCTTGCCGCGATGTTCTCAAGGCATGTAAAGATAAAATCAAGGATGGACAGGCTGATGGAGAAGATCGGCATTGAAGAGTTAAAAAGAGCGATAGGGTTTTAGCTGTTTTTTATCCTGTCAATCAGCACAGAGAGTGGCAATATCCTCCCCTGGCAAAACGGCGCTGGGTCAAACAAAGAGACATCGGGCCGTCGGGGCAGGATCTTCTTAAGATCGACATCGATCTTCAACCCCAAACCCGCCATCTCAAGATGAAAACCTGTAGGGTACGGCGAACCGTCAGGCAGTCCGTCAGGGGCACTGTAGCGTACATCGAGGCCTTCAAGCCTTAGATAAAGCGGGGCCAGGGTCTTTGGGTCAAGACCTACCACGCCCCGCCGCCCGTCTTCCACAAACCCTATGCACAGTGGCCGAACTGATGACCCTTCCCACTGCCCTGCAGGACACTCCGAGACATCTTTGTCACCACCCATGCCGTATGCTGACCATGGGGCGAGGACCAGCATAGCCTCATCGGCGATACCATTTAACATGCGGCCATCCGGCAGCAATGCCTCATCACCAAGATCCGCCGTATAGATGACGCCATGGGATGGTATGTAGAGGTAAAGCCAATCGTCTGTGAGCAGACAGTCAAAGACAGTAACACCCATAGCCCCAAGACCTGTCGCCCTGAGTTTCAGGCCGTTCTCTGCGCGCTCCCAGTTTATTATACCCGTGACCCTTGGCTGGGCCTTGCCCTTCAAGGTAAATTGAACCAGCGCATTTGCGCTCATGGCCGCTGGAAGCCTCGTCTGACGCTCCAGGGCCTCTTTAATGGGAAGCGAAATCTGCTTGAGCGGCCCAAGCTGAATAGTACTCGATGGGGCGACGATAGCGCACCCGCCTATCGCCATCAATAATAACGCCGAGAAAATGACTTTAACCAACATAAAATTTCCCTTAAACAAATAAACCACCGACATGCAAAACAATTCATTAAACCGTAACTATGATACCCCGAAGTAGATTTTTTAGAAAGGATGAATAAAAAAATAAAAAAACCGACGATAAAGACTTACAGCACGACGCCCTTTTTCATAGCACCTTCTATTGACCTCTTCACTATACCGACGATCTCGTCATAATCCATCCCGTTCGGAAAGACAGGTGGCAAGAATTTCAAATGTATCTCATAAGGTCTTGGGATAAGGCTTCCTAATGGAAAGGCCCTGAATGCACCGTCTATCGCAACCGGAACCACAGGGACACCGATCTCCTTGCTCAAGATGGCAAAGGCCTTTTTAAAAGGCAAAAGCCCTCCGTCCCTTGTACGCGCACCCTCAGGAAAGATTACTATTGACTTGCCCCTTCTAAGGAGGACGGCGGCCTTTTTCAGGGCTGATGCAAGGTTTCTGTTCAAATCGAACGGGATCACATGCATCCTTGGGGCTATAGCTCGCCTAAGCGGCGACCTAAAATATTCCTCTGTGGCTATAAAATAACTGTCTCTCAGGGCGTACGACGGAAGGGCCGCTATTATCAAAAAGCCGTCAAGGAGGCTCTGATGGTTGGGGGCAAGGATAAAAGGCCGCGCTGGTAGGACATCGGCGCCACTGACCTTGAAGCGGAAATACGGTCTGGCCGTAAGGGATAATACAGCCTTCAAGGTCAGGATAGACAAATCGCCTTCATATATATCTATATCGACCACCCCATCGGCACCAAGGACATCCCGCCAGCCGACCTCACCCCTTTCAACCCTTACAGCATCCTGTTTTATATAGACATAAAGATCCTTAACAAGGAGGAGGTGCGAGAGCTCATCTTCCGTCACAGACATCCCGAAGGTCTTTTCAATGAAGCTCAAAAGCTCAATCTTGCCAAGGGAATCAAGGCCGAGATCCATCTCAAGGTGGTCTTCCAGGAAGACCTCCTTGCCGGAAACTTCCTTGAGATATGCACTCAAGGCAGTGAATACCTCATCAGAGGGACCTTTTGACCTTCTCTCAGACCTCTTCGCCGCCGTAACAACCGAACCAAGCAGATGCCTCTTTATCTTCCCAAGCCTTGTCTTGGGAAATTCAGATGAAACCACATCAAAACCTGATATCTTCTTGTAATCAGGGACAGACCTGTTGTATTCATCTATAACCTTCCATTTAATGAACTCGTTTATATTGCTAATGTTAGCTGCCTTTAAGGCCTCAAGATCAGGGCGCACGAGACAAAAAAGTCTGCCATTTTTCTCCATAACGGCCGCCTCCTTCACACAGGCCGCTGTAGCAAGCACCATACCCTCTATCTCCTCGGGATTGATGTTCTTGCCATTCGAAAGGACGATCATGTCCTTTTTTCTGCCCGTGATATATAGATAACCGTCCTGGTCCAGTGCGCCTAGATCGCCGGTATAGAACCAACCGTCCCTTATGGCGTCTCTAGTCCTATCAGGCAGATTCAGATAGCCCTTCATTACATTGGGGCCCCTTACTGCAATCTCGCCCCCTTCGATCTTCACTTCGACTCCTGGGAGAGGCCTACCTACCGAACCTATTTTAATGACACGGGGCAAATTGAAAGAGATGATGGGAGAGGTCTCCGTGAGCCCGTAGCCCTCAACCACAGGGAGACCAAGGGCAGCGAAATCTCTTGCAATCTGCGGTGAGAGCCTTGCCCCGCCGCTTACAAGATACCTCAGTGCACCTCCCAGACGAACGCGAAGCCGTCTGAATATGAAACGGGATATAGCCAGCCGATCAAGGGATCTCGACAACATAAAAAACATGAAAAGGATGGGATTTTTGCGTACGCGGCCCATTATCGACCGATAAAAGAGCTCGAAGACCCTGGGGACCCCTACAAATATGGTAACCTTATAGGTCCTGCAGGCCGTAATGATCTCATCCGAAGACGGCTTGTCCACCATCACGATAGTGGCGCCGAGAAAGAGGGGGGTCAGGACAGTCGTCATTATAGGATATGTATGATGAAATGGCAGGATCGAGAGCAGTCGGTCATCCCTTGAGGCGATCCCTGTACTTATGATGCCTTCTATGTTTGAGAGGAGATTTCTTTGCGTTAGCACCACACCCTTTGGTCTTCCCGTAGTCCCTGATGTGTATGGGATCAAGGCCGCATCGTCGTCCGAAAGGGCCGAGCTGAATCTCCCGCCATGTACAACCAAGCTGGACAAATCCTCGAATACGAAGATATGTCCGGGTCTCGCACCTGAAGAAACGGCATCCAACAGGACCTTTTCAAGCACCTTTGATGTAAAGATCGCCTTCGGCATGGAATCGTTGAACACATGCACTATATCGGTTGGAGATGAAAGGGCATCTATCGGGACAACCGCAGCACCCCTTTGCCAAGCTGCATAGACAGCACATATCCATTCAGGCCTGTTTTCGGAAAAAATAGCCACCCTGTCCCCATGTCCAACAGGAATGAGATCTGAAAAGGCCTTGATCCAGGCGTGAAGCCAGGGAAACGAGATCTCCCTTCCCTGATAAATAATGGCCGTCTTGTCAATATCTGCTATCTTCATTGGATGTACTTGCATGTGTTGCTTCAGCGGGTCGCAAAGGCCAAATGAATGTATGAGCGGCTACTGAAAAGAACGCCTAAGCCATTCAAGAAGGGGCAAGACGTCTTTATCTTCGAATACGGCCTCAAGATCTTTTGAAAGTCTCCTCTTCCAGTTCGGATACTCATTCACCGTGCCAGGCAGATTCGCCTGATCCAGCTCGCCAGTCAGGTCTTCCATCTGAACCGCAAGTATCTTCGAACGGCATCTAACAAGATAGCTATATACTGCAAAGACCAGCTGTGGCGTCATTTTTTTTGGCAGACCGGTCTTGTCATCGATCTCATGGCCTCGCAACATATCATTGGATACAAGGCCTTCTTTTTTGAGCGCCTCAAAAAGCCAAGCCTTGGCCCTGTCTCGCCAGGTGATCTCACGCCCCTTAATCTCTTTCGTCGGAAAGAGATTAAGCCTGTCTCTGATCTCCACATCTCGCCCCTGCCAAAAGCCGTAGAGGGTCGGAAGATCATGTGTGGTCACCGAAACCAGGGCATTGGTCGGATATTCGGCAGGCGGCCTGAAAGAGCCGTCTTCCTTGGTTTCAAAATAAAAGACCCTGGTGGAGAATACGTCGGCCTCCCCAAGCCCTGAACGCACCTCATCAGGTACGGTTCCAAGATCCTCTCCTATGACCATACACCTGTTTCTATGGCTCTCAAGTGCAAGGACCCCAAGGAGGTCTTCA of Dissulfurimicrobium hydrothermale contains these proteins:
- a CDS encoding AMP-binding protein: MQVHPMKIADIDKTAIIYQGREISFPWLHAWIKAFSDLIPVGHGDRVAIFSENRPEWICAVYAAWQRGAAVVPIDALSSPTDIVHVFNDSMPKAIFTSKVLEKVLLDAVSSGARPGHIFVFEDLSSLVVHGGRFSSALSDDDAALIPYTSGTTGRPKGVVLTQRNLLSNIEGIISTGIASRDDRLLSILPFHHTYPIMTTVLTPLFLGATIVMVDKPSSDEIITACRTYKVTIFVGVPRVFELFYRSIMGRVRKNPILFMFFMLSRSLDRLAISRFIFRRLRVRLGGALRYLVSGGARLSPQIARDFAALGLPVVEGYGLTETSPIISFNLPRVIKIGSVGRPLPGVEVKIEGGEIAVRGPNVMKGYLNLPDRTRDAIRDGWFYTGDLGALDQDGYLYITGRKKDMIVLSNGKNINPEEIEGMVLATAACVKEAAVMEKNGRLFCLVRPDLEALKAANISNINEFIKWKVIDEYNRSVPDYKKISGFDVVSSEFPKTRLGKIKRHLLGSVVTAAKRSERRSKGPSDEVFTALSAYLKEVSGKEVFLEDHLEMDLGLDSLGKIELLSFIEKTFGMSVTEDELSHLLLVKDLYVYIKQDAVRVERGEVGWRDVLGADGVVDIDIYEGDLSILTLKAVLSLTARPYFRFKVSGADVLPARPFILAPNHQSLLDGFLIIAALPSYALRDSYFIATEEYFRSPLRRAIAPRMHVIPFDLNRNLASALKKAAVLLRRGKSIVIFPEGARTRDGGLLPFKKAFAILSKEIGVPVVPVAIDGAFRAFPLGSLIPRPYEIHLKFLPPVFPNGMDYDEIVGIVKRSIEGAMKKGVVL